The proteins below are encoded in one region of Zavarzinia compransoris:
- the dprA gene encoding DNA-processing protein DprA, whose amino-acid sequence MAERRFPRPEIIDRLRLIRTESVGPVAFEHLLDLYGSAGAALAALPDLARKGGRKSLRLPSKAEAEREIAAVEKAGAQLIAKGESDYPPLLAAIEAAPPLITAKGHLHLGRQPAVAMVGARNASAAGQRLAREIAGDLGRAGLVVVSGLARGIDGVAHLAALETGTIAVVAGGIDVVYPPEHAALQARIGEAGLVIAEMPPGTQPQARHFPRRNRLISGLALGVVVVEAALKSGSLITARFALEQGREVMAVPGSPLDPRARGANDLIRQGARLVESGAEVVEALRPMIGPPLTEPSGGDFAKPPMRRPDDAEIDRHRARVLDLLSPVPVPVDELLRQAELTPPVLFTILLELELAGRLLRHAGGRVSLI is encoded by the coding sequence GTGGCCGAACGCCGGTTTCCCCGCCCCGAGATCATCGACAGGCTGCGCCTGATCCGGACCGAGTCCGTCGGCCCCGTCGCCTTCGAGCATCTTCTCGATCTCTACGGCTCGGCCGGGGCCGCCCTCGCCGCCCTGCCCGATCTTGCCCGCAAGGGCGGCCGCAAGAGCCTGCGCCTCCCCTCCAAGGCCGAGGCGGAACGGGAAATCGCCGCGGTCGAAAAGGCCGGCGCGCAGCTGATCGCCAAGGGCGAGAGCGATTATCCCCCGCTGCTGGCGGCGATCGAGGCCGCACCGCCGCTGATCACGGCCAAGGGCCACCTGCACCTCGGTCGCCAGCCCGCGGTCGCCATGGTCGGGGCGCGCAATGCCTCTGCCGCCGGGCAGCGCCTGGCGCGGGAGATCGCCGGCGACCTTGGCCGCGCGGGGCTTGTCGTCGTCTCCGGCCTGGCCCGGGGCATCGACGGCGTTGCCCATCTGGCCGCCCTCGAGACCGGCACCATCGCCGTCGTCGCCGGCGGCATCGACGTGGTCTATCCGCCCGAACATGCCGCCCTGCAGGCGCGGATCGGCGAGGCCGGCCTCGTCATCGCCGAAATGCCGCCCGGCACCCAGCCCCAGGCCCGCCATTTCCCCCGGCGCAACCGCCTGATCTCGGGCCTTGCCCTCGGCGTCGTGGTGGTCGAGGCGGCCTTGAAGTCGGGCAGCCTGATCACCGCGCGCTTCGCCCTCGAACAGGGGCGCGAGGTGATGGCGGTGCCGGGCAGCCCGCTCGACCCGCGTGCCCGCGGTGCCAACGACCTGATTCGCCAGGGCGCCCGCCTCGTCGAATCCGGTGCCGAAGTCGTGGAGGCGCTGCGCCCGATGATCGGCCCGCCGCTGACCGAGCCCTCGGGCGGGGATTTCGCGAAACCCCCGATGCGACGGCCCGATGACGCGGAAATCGATCGCCATCGCGCCCGGGTGCTGGACCTTCTGTCGCCGGTGCCGGTGCCGGTGGACGAGTTGCTCCGGCAAGCCGAATTGACTCCACCCGTCCTTTTCACCATTTTGCTCGAACTGGAACTGGCTGGCCGCTTGCTGCGCCATGCCGGCGGACGGGTTTCGCTGATCTGA
- the fghA gene encoding S-formylglutathione hydrolase yields MTIETVETHKAHGGVQGVYRHRSAATGGTMTFAVFMPPQAAAGPVPVVTYLSGLTCTHANVMDKGEYRKAAAALGLAVVCPDTSPRGEGVANDDAYDLGQGAGFYVDATEAPWAPHFNMWTYVTAELPALVAAQFAVDPARQGITGHSMGGHGALTVALRHPGRYRSVSAFAPIVAPMQVPWGQKAFPAYLGADPARWRGHDAVALIEDGARLPEILVDQGTADSFLDGQLKPDLLQAACDKAGIALTLRLQDGYDHSYHFISSFMADHLAWHAARLKG; encoded by the coding sequence ATGACCATCGAGACCGTTGAAACCCACAAGGCCCATGGCGGCGTACAGGGGGTTTACCGCCACCGGTCGGCCGCGACCGGCGGTACCATGACCTTCGCGGTCTTCATGCCGCCCCAGGCGGCGGCGGGCCCGGTGCCGGTCGTCACCTATCTGTCCGGCCTGACCTGCACCCATGCCAACGTCATGGACAAGGGCGAATACCGCAAGGCCGCCGCCGCGCTCGGCCTTGCGGTGGTCTGCCCGGACACCAGCCCGCGCGGCGAGGGGGTGGCCAACGACGATGCCTATGACCTCGGCCAGGGCGCCGGTTTCTATGTCGATGCGACCGAGGCGCCCTGGGCGCCGCATTTCAACATGTGGACCTATGTGACCGCGGAATTGCCGGCGCTCGTCGCCGCGCAATTCGCGGTCGATCCCGCCCGCCAGGGCATCACCGGCCATTCCATGGGCGGCCATGGCGCCCTGACCGTGGCGCTGCGCCACCCCGGCCGTTACCGCTCGGTCTCGGCCTTCGCGCCGATCGTCGCGCCCATGCAGGTACCCTGGGGGCAGAAGGCGTTTCCGGCCTATCTCGGGGCCGATCCGGCCAGATGGCGCGGCCATGACGCCGTCGCCCTGATCGAGGACGGCGCCCGCCTGCCGGAGATCCTGGTCGACCAGGGCACGGCCGACAGTTTCCTCGACGGCCAGCTGAAGCCCGACCTTTTGCAGGCGGCCTGCGACAAGGCGGGCATCGCCCTGACGCTGCGGCTTCAGGACGGCTACGATCATTCCTATCACTTCATTTCGAGCTTCATGGCGGACCACCTCGCCTGGCATGCCGCCCGGCTGAAGGGCTGA
- a CDS encoding class II 3-deoxy-7-phosphoheptulonate synthase encodes MGKPWSPDSWRNLPIKQVPEYPDADAIDAVEAKLRTYPPLVFAGEARKLKKALGEVAEGRAFLLQGGDCAESFAEFHPNNIRDLFRVVLQMAVVLTYAASCPVVKVGRIAGQFAKPRSAPFEEIGGVSLPSYRGDNINGPEFTPEARIPDPNRLLQAYSQSASTLNLLRAFAQGGYADLAEVNRWNMGFVSGPAMERYRDLAQRIEEALNFMAACGVTGDTTPALRTTDFYTSHEALLLGYEQAMTREDSTKGGWYDTSAHMLWIGERTRNLDGAHLEFMRGIRNPIGCKVGPGMEPDELIRLIDALNPANEAGRLTLITRMGHDQVERKLPALARAVKREGRKIVWSCDPMHGNTIKSASGLKTRPFDRILTEVRGFFAVHQGEGTYAGGIHLEMTGQNVTECIGGAIDIVDEQLGDRYITHCDPRLNAAQALELAFLLAEGIKAERENTTLAAAS; translated from the coding sequence ATGGGTAAGCCCTGGAGCCCCGATAGCTGGCGCAACCTGCCGATCAAGCAGGTGCCGGAATATCCCGATGCCGACGCCATCGATGCGGTCGAAGCGAAGCTCCGGACCTATCCCCCCCTGGTGTTCGCGGGCGAGGCGAGGAAGCTGAAGAAGGCGCTGGGCGAGGTTGCCGAGGGGCGGGCTTTCCTGCTTCAGGGCGGCGACTGCGCCGAGAGCTTCGCCGAATTCCACCCGAACAATATCCGCGACCTGTTCCGCGTCGTCCTGCAGATGGCGGTGGTGCTGACCTATGCCGCCTCCTGCCCGGTGGTCAAGGTTGGCCGGATCGCCGGCCAGTTCGCCAAGCCGCGCTCGGCGCCGTTCGAAGAGATCGGCGGCGTCTCGCTGCCGTCCTACCGGGGCGACAATATCAACGGCCCGGAATTCACGCCGGAAGCGCGGATCCCGGACCCGAACCGCCTGCTCCAGGCCTATAGCCAATCGGCCTCGACCCTGAACCTGCTGCGCGCCTTCGCCCAGGGCGGCTATGCCGATCTGGCCGAGGTGAACCGCTGGAACATGGGCTTCGTCTCCGGCCCGGCGATGGAGCGTTACCGCGATCTCGCCCAGCGGATCGAGGAGGCGCTGAACTTCATGGCCGCCTGCGGCGTCACCGGCGATACCACGCCGGCGCTGCGCACGACCGATTTCTATACCAGCCACGAAGCCCTGCTGCTCGGCTACGAGCAGGCGATGACGCGCGAGGATTCGACCAAGGGCGGCTGGTACGACACTTCGGCCCATATGCTGTGGATCGGCGAGCGCACCCGTAATCTCGACGGGGCGCATCTCGAATTCATGCGCGGCATCCGCAACCCGATCGGCTGCAAGGTCGGCCCGGGCATGGAGCCGGACGAGCTGATCCGCCTGATCGACGCCCTGAACCCGGCGAACGAGGCCGGCCGCCTGACCCTGATCACCCGCATGGGCCACGATCAGGTCGAGCGCAAGCTGCCCGCCCTCGCCCGCGCGGTGAAGCGCGAGGGGCGCAAGATCGTCTGGTCCTGCGATCCGATGCACGGCAACACGATCAAGTCGGCGTCGGGCCTGAAGACCCGGCCGTTCGACCGCATCCTGACCGAGGTGCGCGGCTTCTTCGCCGTCCACCAGGGCGAGGGGACCTATGCCGGCGGCATCCACCTGGAAATGACCGGGCAGAATGTCACCGAATGCATCGGCGGCGCGATCGACATCGTCGACGAGCAATTGGGCGATCGCTACATCACCCATTGCGATCCGCGCCTCAATGCCGCTCAGGCGCTCGAACTCGCCTTCCTTCTCGCCGAGGGGATCAAGGCGGAGCGCGAGAATACGACCCTCGCCGCCGCTTCCTGA
- a CDS encoding bile acid:sodium symporter family protein: protein MKKVLTDPFLLALFGMVVLAVLLPGPGRSGGILHLEAVSTYGVAIVFFLYGLTLAPEKMKAGLVHWRLHLVVVLGTFVLFPLVTLGAEAAATPLFPKDVWIGFFYVAALPSTVSSSVAMTSLARGNVPGALFNASLSSLIGVFATPALMAWYLAQSGAGSLPLGTVILKIVLLVLLPTVLGQLLHKPLLKWSVRHARAIKLLDRAVILSIVYNSFADSVVSGLWQQHDPLMLSEIALASVVLFGVIFGLLTIPCRLLRFNREDRIAALFCGSKKSLATGVPLAGIIFAGHPALGLIIAPIMIYHFLQLVIVSVIANHEGTRATTGT, encoded by the coding sequence ATGAAGAAAGTCCTGACCGATCCCTTCCTCCTCGCCCTGTTCGGCATGGTGGTGCTGGCCGTCCTGCTGCCGGGGCCCGGCCGCAGCGGCGGCATCCTGCATCTCGAAGCGGTCTCGACCTATGGCGTCGCCATCGTCTTCTTCCTTTACGGGCTGACCCTGGCGCCCGAGAAGATGAAGGCCGGCCTCGTGCATTGGCGCCTGCATCTGGTCGTCGTGCTCGGCACTTTCGTGCTCTTTCCCCTGGTCACCCTGGGGGCCGAGGCGGCGGCGACGCCCCTGTTTCCCAAGGATGTCTGGATCGGCTTCTTCTATGTCGCCGCCCTGCCCTCCACCGTGTCGTCGTCGGTCGCCATGACCTCGCTCGCCCGGGGCAATGTCCCCGGCGCCCTGTTCAACGCCAGCCTGTCCAGCCTGATCGGGGTTTTCGCCACCCCGGCCCTGATGGCCTGGTACCTGGCGCAGAGCGGGGCCGGCAGCCTGCCGCTGGGTACCGTGATCCTGAAGATCGTGCTGCTGGTCCTGCTGCCCACCGTGCTCGGGCAGCTGCTGCACAAGCCCTTGCTGAAATGGTCGGTCAGGCATGCCCGGGCGATCAAGCTGCTGGACCGGGCGGTGATCCTGTCGATCGTCTATAATTCCTTTGCGGATTCGGTCGTTTCCGGCCTCTGGCAGCAGCATGATCCCCTGATGCTGAGCGAGATCGCCCTCGCTTCCGTCGTTCTGTTCGGGGTCATCTTCGGCCTGCTGACCATTCCCTGCCGGCTGTTGCGCTTCAACCGCGAGGACCGGATCGCGGCACTGTTCTGCGGCTCCAAGAAATCGCTCGCCACCGGGGTGCCGCTGGCCGGGATCATTTTCGCCGGCCATCCGGCGCTGGGCCTGATCATCGCGCCGATCATGATCTATCACTTCCTGCAATTGGTGATCGTCTCGGTCATCGCCAATCACGAGGGCACCCGGGCGACAACCGGGACTTGA
- a CDS encoding S-(hydroxymethyl)glutathione dehydrogenase/class III alcohol dehydrogenase, translating into MDVRAAVAFEAGKPLEIVTVQLEGPQAGEVLVEIKATGVCHTDAYTLSGADPEGLFPAILGHEGAGVVVEVGPGVTSLKPGDHVIPLYTPECRECDYCLSRKTNLCQKIRITQGRGQMPDGTSRFSYKGQPLHHYMGTSTFANYTVVPEIALAKIRPDAPFDKVCYIGCGVTTGVGAVINTAKAEPGCNAVVFGLGGIGLNVIQGLRMVGANMIVGVDLNDDKQEWGRRFGMTHFVNPKKISGDVVAHLVELTRGGADYSFDCTGNTTVMRQALECCHKGWGESIIIGVAAAGQEISTRPFQLVTGRVWRGTAFGGARGRTDVPRIVDWYMDGKIEIDPMITHVLPLDRINDAFDLMHHGKSIRAVITF; encoded by the coding sequence ATGGACGTCCGCGCTGCGGTAGCCTTCGAGGCGGGCAAGCCGCTGGAAATCGTCACGGTCCAGCTGGAAGGGCCGCAGGCGGGTGAAGTGCTGGTCGAGATCAAGGCGACCGGGGTCTGCCATACCGACGCCTATACGCTGTCGGGCGCGGATCCGGAGGGGCTGTTCCCGGCGATCCTGGGCCATGAGGGCGCGGGCGTCGTGGTCGAGGTCGGCCCCGGGGTCACCAGCCTGAAGCCGGGGGACCATGTGATCCCCCTCTACACCCCGGAATGCCGCGAGTGCGACTATTGCCTCAGCCGCAAGACCAACCTGTGCCAGAAGATCAGGATCACCCAGGGCCGCGGCCAGATGCCGGACGGCACCAGCCGCTTCTCCTACAAGGGCCAGCCGCTGCACCATTACATGGGCACCTCGACCTTCGCCAACTACACGGTGGTGCCCGAGATCGCCCTGGCCAAGATCCGGCCGGACGCGCCCTTCGACAAGGTCTGCTACATCGGCTGCGGGGTCACCACCGGGGTCGGCGCGGTGATCAACACGGCGAAGGCGGAGCCCGGCTGCAACGCGGTCGTCTTCGGCCTGGGCGGGATCGGCCTCAACGTCATCCAGGGCCTGCGGATGGTGGGCGCCAATATGATCGTCGGCGTCGACCTCAACGACGACAAGCAAGAATGGGGCCGGCGCTTCGGCATGACCCATTTCGTCAACCCGAAGAAGATTTCGGGCGATGTCGTCGCCCATCTGGTCGAACTGACCCGGGGCGGGGCGGATTATTCCTTCGACTGCACCGGCAATACCACGGTGATGCGGCAGGCGCTGGAGTGCTGTCACAAAGGATGGGGCGAAAGCATCATCATCGGCGTGGCGGCGGCGGGCCAGGAGATCTCTACCCGTCCGTTTCAGTTGGTGACCGGGCGGGTGTGGCGGGGTACGGCCTTCGGCGGCGCCCGCGGGCGGACCGATGTGCCCAGGATCGTCGACTGGTACATGGACGGCAAGATCGAGATCGACCCCATGATCACCCATGTCCTGCCCCTCGACCGCATCAACGATGCCTTCGATCTCATGCACCACGGGAAATCCATCCGCGCCGTCATCACCTTCTGA
- a CDS encoding esterase-like activity of phytase family protein, with the protein MPRAPWTGLAAAFAAVLLSAPALALAGQDIGIEAYPIPLAPENPEQRQLGELAFAGGLQLSSPDRRFGGWSGMVVTADGTGLTAVSDNGWYLTARLGRRDGRLATVDGAEIGPLAGENGQPLAGDKVLADAESLALLADGTLAVGFERAHRILLYPPRPGGSPLAGTPRPLPTPPALQRAPANGGLEALLALPDGRLLGFAEDLYDDAGALTGWLFPGPGGGGPVQALALVATEDYQPTDIAALPGGDILLLQRRFTVATGPGARLSVIPAAALGAGRPIRDRELARITPPLNVDNFECLGLWIDGAGRTRALILSDDNNDVLQRTLLLEFLLP; encoded by the coding sequence ATGCCCCGGGCCCCCTGGACCGGACTGGCGGCGGCCTTCGCCGCCGTTCTGCTGTCGGCCCCGGCCCTGGCCCTGGCCGGGCAGGACATCGGGATCGAGGCCTATCCGATACCGCTCGCGCCCGAAAACCCGGAACAGAGGCAGCTGGGCGAGCTTGCCTTTGCCGGCGGGCTGCAATTGTCGTCGCCGGACCGGCGCTTCGGCGGCTGGTCGGGCATGGTGGTGACGGCGGACGGCACGGGACTGACCGCGGTCTCGGACAACGGCTGGTATCTGACCGCGCGCCTGGGGCGCCGGGACGGCCGCCTCGCCACCGTCGACGGGGCCGAGATCGGCCCCCTGGCCGGCGAGAACGGCCAGCCCCTGGCGGGCGACAAGGTCCTGGCCGATGCGGAAAGCCTGGCCCTGCTGGCGGACGGCACCCTGGCGGTCGGTTTCGAACGGGCCCACCGCATCCTGCTCTATCCGCCCCGGCCCGGCGGCTCGCCCCTGGCCGGCACGCCGCGCCCCCTGCCGACACCGCCCGCCCTGCAACGGGCCCCGGCCAACGGCGGCCTCGAAGCGCTGCTCGCCTTGCCGGACGGGCGCCTGCTCGGCTTTGCCGAAGACCTTTACGACGATGCCGGCGCCCTGACCGGCTGGCTGTTCCCGGGGCCGGGCGGCGGCGGCCCGGTCCAGGCCCTGGCGCTGGTCGCCACCGAGGATTACCAGCCGACCGATATCGCCGCCCTGCCCGGGGGCGACATTCTCCTGCTGCAACGGCGCTTCACCGTCGCGACCGGGCCAGGCGCCCGGCTGTCGGTGATCCCGGCGGCGGCCCTCGGTGCGGGCCGGCCGATCCGCGACCGCGAGTTGGCCCGGATCACGCCCCCGCTCAACGTCGACAATTTCGAATGCCTGGGCCTCTGGATCGACGGCGCGGGGCGCACCCGCGCCCTGATCCTGTCCGACGACAACAACGATGTCCTGCAACGGACCTTGCTGCTGGAATTCCTGCTGCCCTGA
- the topA gene encoding type I DNA topoisomerase — protein sequence MNVVIVESPAKAKTINKYLGPGYTVLASFGHVRDLPAKDGSVRPTEDFAMDWEVDADAKKRITDIAKAVKGAERLYLATDPDREGEAISWHVLQILNDRHALKGVEVGRITFNEITKSAVTGAIKAPRKLDQEMIDAYLARRALDYLVGFTLSPVLWRKLPGARSAGRVQSVALRLICERELEIERFKTQEYWSVVGRFAAGDGSTFDARLTHLDGRKLDKFDINSADKAEDAKAAIERREFHVDSVESKPAARHPAPPFTTSTLQQEAARKLGFSAQRTMQIAQRLYEGIDVDGETVGLITYMRTDGVSMAMEAIQGARRLIDSEFGQAYLPDSPRMYKAKAKNAQEAHEAIRPTDFFRHPDKLRRLDPDQRRLYELIWKRALASQMNPARLERTTVEVASRDRQVILRATGSVVLFDGFLALYQEGVDDRAKDDEDGGRLPKLVKDEGLRRGPVTIAQHFTEPPPRYSEASLVKKLEELGIGRPSTYASILSTLRDRAYVTMDKNRFLPEDKGRLVTAFLESFFARYVEYGFTAGLEEQLDEISAGKIGWKDVLRAFWADFAAAIEGTKDLKISDVIEQLDQLLGPHLFPDGAEGKDPRACPSCGNGRLSLKLGKFGAFIGCSNYPECRFTRQFGIANDDGQKSAIGDDGIKILGDDPASGEKVSLRSGRFGPYVQLGEGEKPKRASLPKDLTPDAVDLEKAIALLSLPREVGAHPENGKAIQAGIGRYGPYIVHDGRYVNLPTSEEVFTIGLNRAVSLLAEPPKRGKRAAAAPLKAFGDHPEDGKPVNIMDGRFGPYVSWNGVYATIPKGTDPQSLSLDEALALLAAKAAKGGGKKPVKKAAPLQAKAETADEAETPAKKPAAKKAAAKPAAKKAAPKKAAPKKAAPKKAAPQKAKAD from the coding sequence ATGAACGTTGTCATCGTCGAGTCTCCGGCGAAGGCCAAGACCATCAACAAGTACCTCGGCCCCGGCTATACGGTGCTCGCGAGTTTCGGCCACGTCCGTGATCTGCCTGCCAAGGATGGCTCGGTCCGCCCGACCGAGGACTTCGCCATGGATTGGGAAGTCGACGCCGACGCAAAGAAGCGCATCACCGACATCGCCAAGGCGGTGAAGGGGGCCGAGCGGCTCTATCTCGCCACCGACCCGGACCGCGAGGGCGAGGCGATTTCCTGGCACGTGCTGCAGATCCTGAACGACCGCCACGCCCTGAAAGGGGTCGAGGTCGGCCGCATCACCTTCAACGAGATCACCAAATCCGCCGTCACCGGCGCGATCAAGGCCCCGCGCAAGCTGGACCAGGAAATGATCGACGCCTATCTGGCGCGCCGCGCCCTCGATTATCTCGTCGGCTTCACCCTGTCGCCGGTGCTGTGGCGGAAACTGCCGGGTGCGCGTTCCGCCGGCCGGGTGCAATCGGTCGCACTGCGCCTGATCTGCGAGCGCGAGCTTGAGATCGAGCGCTTCAAGACCCAGGAATACTGGTCCGTGGTCGGGCGCTTCGCCGCCGGCGACGGCAGCACCTTCGACGCCCGCCTGACCCACCTCGACGGCAGGAAGCTCGACAAGTTCGACATCAATTCGGCGGATAAGGCGGAAGACGCCAAGGCCGCGATCGAACGGCGCGAGTTTCATGTCGACAGCGTCGAATCGAAGCCGGCCGCGCGCCACCCCGCGCCGCCCTTCACCACCTCGACCCTGCAGCAGGAGGCGGCCCGCAAGCTCGGCTTCTCCGCCCAGCGCACCATGCAGATCGCCCAGCGCCTCTATGAAGGCATCGACGTGGACGGCGAGACGGTCGGCCTGATCACCTATATGCGGACCGACGGCGTCTCCATGGCGATGGAGGCGATCCAGGGCGCGCGCCGCCTGATCGACAGCGAATTCGGCCAAGCCTATCTGCCGGACAGCCCCCGGATGTACAAGGCCAAGGCGAAGAACGCGCAGGAAGCCCACGAAGCCATCCGCCCGACCGATTTCTTCCGCCACCCGGACAAGCTGCGCCGCCTCGATCCCGACCAGCGCCGGCTTTACGAATTGATCTGGAAGCGGGCGCTGGCCTCGCAGATGAACCCGGCCCGGCTGGAACGGACCACGGTCGAGGTCGCCTCGCGCGATCGCCAGGTCATCCTGCGCGCCACCGGCTCGGTCGTGCTGTTCGACGGTTTCCTGGCGCTGTACCAGGAAGGCGTCGACGACCGCGCCAAGGACGACGAGGACGGCGGCCGCCTGCCGAAACTGGTGAAGGACGAGGGCCTGCGCCGGGGTCCTGTCACCATCGCCCAGCATTTCACCGAGCCGCCGCCGCGCTATTCCGAGGCGAGCCTGGTCAAGAAGCTGGAAGAACTGGGCATCGGCCGGCCCTCCACCTATGCCTCGATCCTGTCGACATTGCGCGACCGCGCCTATGTCACCATGGACAAGAACCGCTTCCTGCCCGAGGACAAGGGCCGGCTGGTCACCGCCTTCCTCGAGAGTTTCTTCGCCCGCTATGTCGAATACGGCTTCACCGCGGGCCTTGAGGAACAGCTCGACGAAATCTCGGCCGGCAAGATCGGCTGGAAGGATGTGCTGCGGGCCTTCTGGGCCGATTTCGCGGCCGCGATCGAGGGCACCAAGGACCTCAAGATTTCCGACGTCATCGAGCAATTGGACCAGTTGCTCGGCCCGCACCTGTTCCCGGACGGGGCCGAGGGCAAGGACCCGCGCGCCTGCCCGTCCTGCGGCAACGGCCGCCTGTCCCTGAAGCTCGGCAAGTTCGGCGCCTTCATCGGCTGCTCGAACTACCCGGAATGCCGCTTCACCCGCCAGTTCGGTATCGCCAATGACGACGGCCAGAAATCCGCCATCGGCGACGACGGCATCAAGATCCTGGGCGACGATCCGGCCAGCGGCGAGAAGGTTTCGCTTCGCTCCGGCCGTTTCGGGCCCTATGTCCAGCTCGGCGAGGGCGAGAAGCCGAAGCGCGCCAGCCTGCCCAAGGACCTGACGCCGGATGCGGTCGACCTCGAGAAGGCGATCGCCCTCCTCTCCCTCCCGCGCGAGGTGGGGGCGCACCCTGAGAACGGCAAGGCGATCCAGGCCGGCATCGGGCGCTATGGCCCCTATATCGTCCATGACGGGCGCTATGTGAACCTGCCGACGTCGGAGGAAGTCTTCACGATCGGGCTGAACCGCGCCGTCTCCCTGCTGGCGGAACCGCCGAAGCGGGGCAAGCGCGCGGCCGCCGCCCCCCTGAAAGCCTTCGGCGACCATCCGGAAGACGGCAAGCCGGTGAACATCATGGACGGCCGCTTCGGCCCCTATGTGTCGTGGAACGGCGTCTATGCCACGATCCCCAAGGGCACCGATCCCCAGAGCCTGAGCCTGGACGAAGCCCTCGCCCTTTTGGCCGCCAAGGCGGCGAAGGGCGGCGGCAAGAAGCCGGTGAAGAAGGCGGCCCCCCTCCAGGCCAAGGCCGAAACGGCGGACGAGGCCGAAACGCCGGCAAAGAAGCCGGCCGCGAAGAAGGCGGCGGCCAAGCCCGCGGCAAAGAAGGCTGCGCCTAAAAAGGCCGCCCCCAAGAAGGCGGCCCCCAAAAAAGCGGCCCCCCAAAAAGCCAAGGCGGACTGA
- the upp gene encoding uracil phosphoribosyltransferase, which yields MTDVPKDPGVILVDHPLVQHKLTIMRKKETSTLGFRRLLGEIAMLLAYEVVRDVPTELVEIETPIKTCLMPQLAGKKLCLVSVLRAGDGLLSGMLDILPAARVGHVGLYRDPKTLQAVEYFLKLPRDIAERQAIVLDPMLATGNSAVAAVAKVKQAGCTSIKFVSLLSAPEGVATLRRAHPDVTLYTAAIDECLNDHGYIVPGLGDAGDRLFGTK from the coding sequence ATGACCGACGTTCCCAAGGACCCGGGGGTGATCCTCGTCGATCATCCCCTGGTCCAGCACAAGCTGACCATCATGCGGAAGAAGGAAACCTCGACGCTCGGCTTCCGCCGCCTGCTGGGCGAAATCGCCATGCTGCTGGCCTATGAGGTGGTGCGCGACGTGCCCACCGAACTGGTCGAGATCGAAACCCCGATCAAGACCTGCCTGATGCCGCAACTGGCGGGCAAGAAGCTCTGCCTCGTCTCGGTGCTGCGCGCGGGCGACGGGCTTCTGTCCGGCATGCTGGACATCCTGCCGGCGGCCCGCGTCGGCCATGTCGGCCTCTATCGCGACCCGAAGACCCTTCAGGCGGTCGAATATTTCCTGAAGCTGCCGCGCGACATCGCGGAACGCCAGGCGATCGTGCTCGATCCCATGCTCGCCACCGGCAATTCCGCCGTCGCCGCCGTCGCCAAGGTGAAGCAGGCCGGCTGCACCTCGATCAAATTCGTCTCCCTGCTGTCGGCCCCGGAAGGGGTGGCGACGCTGCGCCGGGCCCATCCCGACGTCACCCTCTATACCGCCGCGATCGACGAATGCCTGAACGACCACGGCTATATCGTGCCCGGCCTCGGCGATGCCGGCGACCGCCTGTTCGGCACCAAATAG